In Cherax quadricarinatus isolate ZL_2023a chromosome 71, ASM3850222v1, whole genome shotgun sequence, one DNA window encodes the following:
- the Tcs6 gene encoding EKC/KEOPS complex subunit LAGE3, whose product MGDTAADGADSMESDEEISEAEEPVLTRQPAVARLEVPFNTNREAEVVRNSLQVDPEPKRSGSSKTFTIKENVLCIEISSPDVRQLRTAVCSFMDLLHLVSKTVDQFGPPAQQSKKMCV is encoded by the exons ATGGGTGACACTGCTGCTGATGGCGCTGATAGTATGGAATCTGACGAAGAAATAAGCGAAGCTGAGGAGCCAGTACTAACCAGACAACCTGCAGTAGC TAGATTAGAGGTCCCTTTCAACACTAATCGAGAAGCAGAGGTGGTACGTAACAGCCTGCAAGTGGATCCAGAGCCCAAGAGGAGCGGTTcatcaaaaactttcactattaAAGAGAATGTCCTTTGCAT AGAAATAAGCTCTCCAGATGTGCGGCAGCTGAGGACGGCAGTGTGTTCCTTCATGGATCTCTTGCATTTAGTGTCAAAGACTGTTGATCAGTTTGGTCCCCCAGCTCagcagtccaaaaaaatgtgtGTGTAA